Genomic DNA from Candidatus Eisenbacteria bacterium:
GAGGCCACCTCCACGAGGACCCTGAAGAGCGTGCTCCTGTCGAACATCCGCATCGAGGTCTCGACGGGGATATCGATCACCTCGTCGAAGTTCATTCCGATCGAAGTCCCTCGCGGGGCCATCGTCCCGATCACGCGCAGGCGCGTCTCGCCGATCCTCACCGTTTCCCCCAGCGGATTGCCGTTGCCGAAGAGGTCGGAGGCGATCTTCGCGCCGAGGACGCAGACGGGCGCGTCGGTCTCGCCGGGGGGAAGGAAGCGGCCGACGGCCATCTTGAGCTTCCGCAGCTCAAGAACCTCGTGCGTGGTCCCGATGATCGTCGCGTCCCTGCTTCGCCCGGGAGCCTCGGCCGTCGCCGTCCCCATCACGACCGGGGCGATCCTGCGGATCTCGGGAATCCGTCGCCGCAGATCCTTCACATCCTCCAGCGTGAGGTCGTGGGGCGCGCTGCCCATGAAGGGCATCGCGCCGGCGGTCTCCGTCTTGCCCGGAAGGACGATGAGAAGGTTCGAGCCCAGGGACGCGAACTCGCCGGTGACGTAGAGCCGCGCCCCTTCGCCCAGGCTGGTCAGCATGATGACCGAGGCGACGCCGATCGCCACCCCGAGGAGCGAGAGGAAGGTCCGCAGCCTGTGGCCGCGGAGCGCCCCGGAAGAGAACCGCAGGAGATCGCGCGACCTCATCCTCCCCCCGACCGGGCTATCGGCTCCCCGATGTTGGCGAGGCCTCGGCGCGCTTGTCCTCGACCAGCGCGCCGTCGGCCAGGCGGATCCTGCGCCCCGCGCGTCCGCCGATGCCCGGATCGTGCGTGACGACGACGAGCGTGAGCCCCCTCTCCCGGTTCATCGTCTCGAGGAGGGCGACGACCTCTCCGCCGGATGCGGAGTCGAGATTCCCGGTCGGCTCGTCCGCCAGGAGGATGGCCGGCTGCATCACCATGGCCCGGGCCATCGCGACCCGCTGGCGCTCGCCGCCCGAGAGCTGATCGGGACGATGGTGCGCGCGGTCGGTCAGGCCGACGGATGCAAGGGAGACCGAGATTCGCTCTCTGCGCAGCCCCGGATCGATGCCGGCGAAGATCATCGGCAGCTCCACGTTCTCGGCCGCGCTGAGCCTCGGCACCAGGTGGAAGAACTGGAAGATGAAGCCGATCTTGTGGCGCCGCACGATCGAGAGCTCATCCTCCGAAAGACGAGAGGTCTCCTGCCCGTCGAGCCGGTAGGAGCCGTCCGTCGGGCGATCGAGACAGCCGAGGATGTTGAGCAGCGTCGATTTCCCCGATCCCGACGGTCCCATGATCGAGACGTACTCGCCCGCCTCGATCTCGAGGTCGATTCCCCTCAGTGCGCGCACCGGGCGGCCGCCCACCTCGAAGGTTCTCGAGACTCCGGAGAGGAGGATCACTTGGCGATCTCTTCCGCCACCCGGACCCTGGCGCCTCTCTTCACCTCCGGACGGTCCAGGGACACGACGACGCGCTCCCCCTCCGTCAATCCGGAGAGGATCTCGGCGAACTCCCAGTTGCG
This window encodes:
- a CDS encoding ABC transporter permease, translated to MRSRDLLRFSSGALRGHRLRTFLSLLGVAIGVASVIMLTSLGEGARLYVTGEFASLGSNLLIVLPGKTETAGAMPFMGSAPHDLTLEDVKDLRRRIPEIRRIAPVVMGTATAEAPGRSRDATIIGTTHEVLELRKLKMAVGRFLPPGETDAPVCVLGAKIASDLFGNGNPLGETVRIGETRLRVIGTMAPRGTSIGMNFDEVIDIPVETSMRMFDRSTLFRVLVEVAS
- a CDS encoding ABC transporter ATP-binding protein: MILLSGVSRTFEVGGRPVRALRGIDLEIEAGEYVSIMGPSGSGKSTLLNILGCLDRPTDGSYRLDGQETSRLSEDELSIVRRHKIGFIFQFFHLVPRLSAAENVELPMIFAGIDPGLRRERISVSLASVGLTDRAHHRPDQLSGGERQRVAMARAMVMQPAILLADEPTGNLDSASGGEVVALLETMNRERGLTLVVVTHDPGIGGRAGRRIRLADGALVEDKRAEASPTSGSR